In Acidobacteriota bacterium, the following proteins share a genomic window:
- a CDS encoding aldo/keto reductase, with product MKNRDEGMDRRAFLRLGLTGAAAAGLPSVLSAAAPPAKAAEKPVIRRTLGRTGISLPVVSMGVMNADNPRLVEAALDAGMVHLDTAHRYQQGRNETMLGEVLKGRKRDSFVIATKVPGGGMDRSTGLFSAATSAVEFVNQFSVSLQRLQMEYVDILYLHNVSKREAALFEPLLKALETIRKSGRARFVGVTTHANEPEVIRAAAESRFYDVVLTAYNFRQDHRDEVRKAIEEAAKAGLGVIVMKTQAGVYWDKARTRPIDMAAALKWSLQSPAVCTAIPGFTTFDQLKTDAAVLRDLTLTPADREALAPGGQAGLYCQGCGRCASLCPRGLPLPDAMRGYMYAFGYRNRQEARDLLRSLDLPEDPCEGCAECTARCARGIDVRERLAEVLPLRTVPAAFVS from the coding sequence ATGAAAAATCGCGATGAAGGCATGGACCGGAGAGCGTTCCTGCGCCTCGGGCTGACGGGCGCGGCGGCAGCGGGCCTGCCCTCCGTCCTCTCCGCCGCGGCGCCGCCGGCGAAGGCCGCGGAAAAGCCCGTCATCCGGAGGACCCTCGGCCGCACGGGGATCTCCCTGCCCGTGGTGAGCATGGGGGTGATGAACGCCGACAACCCCCGGCTCGTCGAAGCGGCCCTGGACGCCGGGATGGTTCACCTGGACACCGCCCACCGCTACCAGCAGGGCCGCAACGAGACCATGCTGGGGGAGGTCCTCAAGGGGCGGAAGCGCGATTCCTTCGTCATCGCCACCAAGGTCCCCGGCGGGGGGATGGACCGCTCCACCGGTCTCTTCAGCGCCGCGACCTCGGCCGTCGAGTTCGTGAACCAGTTCTCCGTCAGCCTCCAGCGGCTGCAGATGGAATACGTCGACATCCTCTACCTGCACAACGTCTCGAAGCGGGAGGCCGCCCTTTTCGAACCCCTCCTGAAGGCGCTGGAAACCATCCGGAAATCGGGGCGGGCCCGATTCGTGGGCGTCACCACCCACGCCAACGAACCGGAGGTCATCCGGGCCGCGGCGGAAAGCCGGTTCTACGACGTGGTGCTGACCGCCTACAATTTCCGGCAGGACCACCGCGACGAGGTGCGGAAGGCGATCGAGGAAGCCGCGAAAGCGGGCCTGGGGGTGATTGTGATGAAGACCCAGGCGGGCGTGTACTGGGACAAGGCCCGGACCCGGCCCATCGACATGGCGGCCGCCCTGAAGTGGTCCCTGCAGAGCCCGGCCGTGTGCACCGCCATCCCGGGCTTCACCACCTTCGACCAGCTCAAGACCGACGCAGCCGTCCTGCGGGACCTGACCCTGACCCCCGCCGATCGCGAGGCCCTCGCGCCCGGAGGGCAGGCCGGGCTCTACTGCCAGGGCTGCGGCCGGTGCGCGAGCCTCTGCCCGAGGGGCCTGCCCCTCCCGGACGCCATGCGCGGCTACATGTACGCCTTCGGCTACCGCAACCGGCAGGAGGCCCGCGACCTCCTGCGGTCCCTCGACCTGCCGGAAGACCCGTGCGAAGGCTGCGCGGAGTGCACGGCGCGCTGCGCCCGGGGGATCGACGTCCGGGAGCGCCTCGCCGAGGTGCTCCCCCTCCGCACCGTGCCCGCGGCCTTCGTTTCCTGA